In the genome of Budorcas taxicolor isolate Tak-1 chromosome 23, Takin1.1, whole genome shotgun sequence, one region contains:
- the C23H10orf95 gene encoding uncharacterized protein C10orf95 homolog — protein sequence MYACYCRAPGEDVWPLLQHLTYTYQPAPLLLPPIQAHNFCSRPRDLCGGEWAAPREYHCFHATGAPLEFAPPFWVFPPAYAAVPRPPFPAPGYLGPSLQAPAATAQAAVESGAQWPEGGTVQAELRWGRVERALGPRLELPDSVRRELRRVYGTYPRTNVRVTYRGGEFLLRGSPRLREPEYRVERGALRPPASSDSGDNSPAGEAVERGRRKKRKA from the coding sequence ATGTACGCATGCTACTGCCGAGCGCCTGGGGAGGACGTCTGGCCTCTACTGCAGCACCTCACCTACACCTACCAGCCCGCCCCTCTGCTGCTGCCCCCTATCCAGGCCCATAACTTCTGCAGCCGGCCCCGCGACCTGTGCGGCGGCGAGTGGGCTGCTCCGCGGGAATACCACTGCTTCCACGCCACCGGCGCGCCCCTGGAGTTCGCGCCGCCCTTTTGGGTCTTCCCACCGGCCTACGCCGCGGTCCCGCGCCCGCCGTTCCCCGCGCCCGGCTACCTGGGGCCATCGCTGCAGGCGCCCGCGGCCACGGCGCAGGCGGCGGTCGAGAGCGGGGCGCAGTGGCCGGAAGGCGGCACCGTGCAGGCCGAGCTGCGATGGGGCCGCGTAGAGCGCGCGCTTGGCCCGCGCCTCGAGCTGCCGGACTCGGTGCGCCGGGAGCTGCGCCGCGTGTACGGCACATACCCGCGCACCAACGTGCGCGTCACCTACCGCGGCGGCGAGTTCCTGCTGCGGGGCTCGCCGCGCCTGCGAGAGCCCGAGTACCGCGTCGAGAGGGGAGCCCTGCGGCCGCCGGCCAGCAGCGACAGCGGGGACAACAGTCCCGCGGGGGAAGCGGTGGAGCGCGGCCGCCGGAAGAAGAGGAAGGCTTGA